The following proteins are co-located in the bacterium genome:
- a CDS encoding membrane integrity-associated transporter subunit PqiC, whose amino-acid sequence MTAIIRRMGMCALLAACATGCASASARFYTLSATATADGSPAVPWAVTVGPVTVPAAVDRPQFVVEVSPNRLQLDEFNRWAAPLDDNIARVVAADLAVLLATDRVVPGPIPSFAATYRVTIDVQQFVSVPGGSALVDAVWSVQPVSGGTPRVGRTVAREDVTGPGFDALAAAHSRALARVSADVAAALRAQAPR is encoded by the coding sequence ATGACGGCGATCATCAGGCGTATGGGGATGTGCGCGCTCCTGGCGGCGTGTGCGACGGGATGCGCCTCGGCGAGCGCGCGCTTCTACACCCTCAGCGCGACCGCCACGGCCGACGGGTCGCCCGCGGTACCCTGGGCCGTGACGGTGGGCCCGGTGACGGTGCCGGCGGCGGTCGACCGCCCGCAGTTCGTCGTCGAGGTCTCGCCGAACCGGCTCCAGCTCGACGAGTTCAACCGCTGGGCGGCGCCGCTCGACGACAACATCGCCCGCGTCGTGGCCGCGGACCTCGCGGTGCTGCTGGCCACGGATCGGGTGGTGCCGGGACCGATCCCGAGCTTCGCGGCGACCTACCGCGTGACGATCGACGTGCAGCAGTTCGTCTCGGTGCCGGGGGGATCGGCGCTGGTCGACGCGGTGTGGTCGGTGCAGCCCGTGAGCGGCGGCACGCCGCGCGTCGGACGCACGGTGGCGCGCGAGGACGTGACGGGGCCGGGCTTCGACGCGCTCGCGGCGGCGCACAGCCGCGCACTCGCCAGGGTGAGTGCCGACGTC
- a CDS encoding MCE family protein, which translates to MPRRRTRMSLVWVVPIVAAIVGVWVAVAKIMGEGPTITIVFDSAEGMEAGKTEIHYNGVTVGTLATLRIAKDHRKVVATARMQPETASFLVEDTHFWVVRPRISGATVSGLGTLISGAYVGMEIGKSTRSERSFVALASPPVVSQDVAGTFFVLRTSQLGSLDYGTPIYFRRLQVGEVASYELDADGRALTVRIFVQAPYDGYVTTATRFWQASGIDVSLTAAGLTVQTQSLLSILVGGIAFEAPPGAAAGAAAPAETTFTLYDDRTQAFQPPRGVSQTYELVFRQSVRGLAVGAPVEFWGIPIGEVVDVRPEVDTTKMALTVHVTVEVHPELLHVTAPSQATPGGVEEHRVRVDGLVAHGMRAQLQTGNLLTGALFVALDFFPDAPQASIDWSLTPPRIPTTAGEIAALEAKITRLVTKLEALPIDAIGKDVTEVLRTLDATLAEARRTLAAADKALADAGTLVAPDSALRVELSGMLQEMSRAMRSLRVLTDYLERHPESLLRGKSGEAK; encoded by the coding sequence GTGCCGCGCCGCCGGACCCGGATGTCGCTCGTCTGGGTCGTCCCCATCGTGGCGGCGATCGTCGGCGTCTGGGTCGCCGTCGCGAAGATCATGGGCGAGGGGCCGACCATCACGATCGTCTTCGACTCCGCCGAGGGCATGGAGGCCGGAAAGACCGAGATCCACTACAACGGCGTGACGGTCGGGACGCTGGCGACGCTGCGTATCGCCAAGGATCATCGCAAAGTGGTGGCGACGGCGCGCATGCAGCCAGAGACGGCGAGCTTCCTGGTCGAGGACACGCACTTCTGGGTGGTGCGCCCGCGCATCTCCGGCGCCACCGTGTCGGGCCTCGGGACGCTGATCTCCGGGGCCTACGTCGGCATGGAGATCGGCAAGTCGACGCGGAGCGAGCGCTCCTTCGTGGCGCTCGCGAGCCCGCCCGTCGTGAGCCAGGACGTCGCCGGCACCTTCTTCGTGCTGCGCACCTCGCAGCTCGGGTCGCTCGACTACGGGACGCCGATCTACTTCCGGCGCCTCCAGGTGGGCGAGGTCGCGTCGTACGAGCTCGACGCCGACGGCCGGGCGCTCACCGTGCGCATCTTCGTGCAGGCGCCGTACGACGGGTACGTCACCACGGCGACGCGCTTCTGGCAGGCGTCCGGCATCGACGTCTCGCTCACGGCTGCCGGCCTCACCGTGCAGACGCAGTCGCTGCTCTCGATCCTCGTCGGCGGCATCGCCTTCGAGGCGCCGCCGGGCGCCGCGGCGGGGGCGGCCGCACCGGCGGAGACCACGTTCACGCTCTACGACGACCGCACGCAGGCGTTCCAGCCCCCGCGCGGCGTGTCGCAGACGTACGAGCTGGTGTTCAGGCAGTCGGTCCGCGGGCTCGCGGTGGGGGCGCCGGTGGAGTTCTGGGGCATCCCGATCGGCGAGGTGGTCGACGTCCGCCCCGAGGTCGACACGACGAAGATGGCATTGACGGTGCACGTCACCGTCGAGGTCCATCCCGAGCTGCTGCACGTGACCGCGCCGAGCCAGGCGACGCCCGGCGGCGTCGAGGAGCACCGGGTGCGGGTCGACGGCCTCGTCGCGCACGGCATGCGCGCGCAGCTCCAGACCGGCAACCTCCTCACCGGGGCGCTCTTCGTCGCCCTCGACTTCTTCCCCGACGCGCCGCAGGCGAGCATCGACTGGAGCCTGACGCCGCCGCGCATCCCGACCACCGCGGGCGAGATCGCGGCGCTGGAGGCGAAGATCACGAGGCTGGTCACGAAGCTCGAGGCCCTGCCCATCGACGCGATCGGCAAGGACGTAACCGAGGTCCTCCGCACCCTCGACGCGACCCTCGCCGAAGCGCGGCGCACCCTCGCCGCCGCGGACAAGGCGCTCGCGGACGCGGGCACGCTGGTCGCCCCGGACTCGGCGCTCCGGGTCGAGCTGAGCGGCATGCTGCAGGAGATGAGCCGCGCCATGCGCTCGCTGCGCGTGCTCACCGACTACCTCGAACGACATCCGGAATCGCTCCTGCGCGGCAAGAGCGGGGAGGCCAAGTAG
- a CDS encoding paraquat-inducible protein A → MAAGLQRCEGCGLVSRPPAHAPEPRCPRCDTALEFRKPDSLQRTVAYLVAAAICYVPANLLPVLTTRTAAGESSDTILEGVVLLWSPTGWPLSLIVLFASIMIPSAKIVALGYLVLSVRRGWAQSPAQRTRLYRMVGFIGRWSMVDVFVDTFTAALVQLQPLMSVEPAVGLVFFAAVVVLTMLAVESFDPRLIWDAAGANEVRHA, encoded by the coding sequence ATGGCCGCGGGGCTGCAGCGCTGCGAAGGCTGCGGCCTCGTGTCCCGACCGCCGGCACACGCGCCGGAGCCGCGCTGTCCGCGCTGCGACACGGCGCTCGAGTTCCGCAAGCCCGACAGCCTCCAGCGCACCGTCGCCTACCTCGTCGCCGCCGCCATCTGCTACGTGCCGGCCAACCTGCTGCCCGTGCTGACCACGCGGACGGCGGCGGGGGAGAGCTCCGACACGATCCTCGAGGGCGTCGTGCTGCTCTGGTCGCCCACCGGATGGCCGCTGTCCCTCATCGTGCTGTTCGCCAGCATCATGATTCCGAGCGCCAAGATCGTCGCCCTCGGCTACCTGGTCCTGTCCGTGCGCCGCGGCTGGGCGCAGTCACCGGCGCAGCGGACCCGGCTCTACCGGATGGTCGGCTTCATCGGTCGCTGGTCGATGGTCGACGTCTTCGTCGACACGTTCACCGCGGCGCTCGTGCAGCTCCAGCCCCTCATGTCCGTCGAGCCCGCGGTCGGGCTGGTGTTCTTCGCCGCCGTGGTCGTGCTCACCATGCTCGCCGTCGAATCCTTCGATCCCCGCCTCATCTGGGACGCCGCCGGCGCCAACGAGGTCCGTCATGCCTGA
- a CDS encoding paraquat-inducible protein A: MYSDPAPDRRLVACPDCDLLLRLPVLEDGASARCPRCDYELWRRRAGSRARCLPLALAAAVLYVLANAVPMLGLEAVGHRASTTVVGGALELWADGRELVAVLVLFTAVVAPALQIGLMLAILVGSRRAPAPRWVGTLLRHHPAAVLWSMIEVMMLGVLVALIKIADYATVVPGPALWMLAVLVVLLATMQSLFDPREVWARVGWAADGATDAAAPDTAEARP, translated from the coding sequence ATGTACAGCGATCCCGCGCCCGACCGCCGCCTCGTCGCCTGCCCGGACTGCGACCTCCTGCTCCGCCTGCCGGTGCTGGAGGACGGCGCGTCGGCGCGCTGCCCGCGCTGCGACTACGAGCTCTGGCGGCGGCGGGCCGGGTCGCGGGCGCGCTGCCTGCCGCTCGCGCTCGCGGCGGCGGTGCTCTACGTGCTCGCCAACGCGGTTCCGATGCTCGGGCTCGAAGCCGTCGGGCATCGCGCTTCGACCACGGTCGTCGGCGGCGCCCTCGAGCTCTGGGCCGACGGGCGGGAGCTCGTGGCCGTGCTCGTCCTCTTCACGGCGGTGGTGGCGCCGGCCCTCCAGATCGGGCTCATGCTCGCGATCCTCGTCGGCTCGCGACGCGCGCCGGCGCCGCGCTGGGTGGGGACGCTGCTGCGTCACCACCCGGCGGCCGTTCTCTGGAGCATGATCGAGGTGATGATGCTCGGCGTTCTCGTCGCGCTCATCAAGATCGCCGACTACGCGACGGTGGTGCCCGGTCCGGCACTGTGGATGCTCGCCGTCCTCGTGGTGCTGCTGGCGACGATGCAGTCGCTCTTCGACCCGCGCGAGGTGTGGGCGCGGGTCGGGTGGGCGGCGGACGGGGCGACGGACGCGGCCGCGCCGGATACCGCCGAGGCCCGGCCGTGA
- a CDS encoding helix-turn-helix domain-containing protein, which translates to MPRPPIMPMGRVALIRNEVYRPFLRFLTAAGVPVQRHLERTGVPLRAFERREALLPLHQVRTFLRDVARAEGIEHLGLEAAHAAALEDLGAFGAMIRRAPTVRMLLESLLLAVPSYNSGARWWIEHRGDSVTLCHVFLGTRDDPYAQAEQFALATALKALRLAGGPRWRPLATQLAVGPSGARVAQHALLVDTPLRLDPRVSAITFEPALLARPLAPPTRVTPSALTPWGEESPASRFADLVGQAIESLSAGGAWPSIAAVARALGLSVRTLQRWLAGDGQSFDDLIERSRLQSARDLLEHTDARVLDIALDLGYSDHAHFTRAFRRWTGVSPLEYRRAYASRLAV; encoded by the coding sequence GTGCCGCGACCCCCGATCATGCCGATGGGCCGGGTCGCGCTGATCCGCAACGAGGTCTATCGACCGTTCCTGCGGTTCCTCACCGCGGCTGGGGTGCCCGTCCAGCGGCATCTCGAGCGCACCGGCGTGCCGTTGCGCGCCTTCGAGCGACGCGAGGCGCTCCTCCCGCTGCACCAGGTACGGACCTTCCTCCGCGACGTCGCCCGCGCCGAAGGCATCGAGCACCTCGGCCTCGAGGCCGCTCACGCCGCCGCCCTCGAGGACCTCGGCGCCTTCGGCGCCATGATCCGGCGCGCTCCGACGGTGCGCATGCTGCTGGAGAGCCTCCTCCTCGCCGTGCCCTCCTACAACTCCGGGGCGCGCTGGTGGATCGAGCACCGCGGCGACAGCGTGACCCTCTGCCACGTCTTCCTCGGCACCCGCGACGACCCCTACGCCCAGGCCGAGCAGTTCGCACTGGCGACCGCCCTGAAGGCGCTGCGCCTGGCGGGTGGTCCGCGCTGGCGCCCTCTGGCGACGCAGCTCGCCGTCGGCCCGTCGGGCGCCCGGGTGGCGCAGCATGCGCTCCTCGTCGACACGCCCCTGCGGCTCGATCCGCGGGTGAGCGCGATCACCTTCGAGCCGGCCCTGCTCGCCCGCCCACTCGCCCCGCCCACCCGCGTCACTCCGAGTGCGCTCACGCCGTGGGGCGAAGAGTCACCTGCCAGCCGCTTCGCCGACCTCGTCGGGCAGGCGATCGAGAGCCTGTCCGCCGGCGGGGCCTGGCCGAGCATCGCCGCGGTGGCCCGCGCGCTGGGGCTCAGCGTGCGCACGCTGCAACGGTGGCTCGCCGGCGACGGCCAGAGCTTCGACGACCTCATCGAGCGCAGCCGCCTCCAGTCGGCGCGCGATCTGCTCGAGCACACCGACGCCCGCGTGCTCGATATCGCGCTCGACCTCGGCTACTCGGACCATGCCCATTTCACGCGCGCGTTCCGTCGCTGGACCGGTGTCTCCCCGCTCGAGTACCGGCGCGCGTACGCGTCGCGTCTCGCGGTCTGA
- a CDS encoding DUF2092 domain-containing protein, whose translation MRPLLPPALALLLAAAPHVLAQDAAQATATHPAPPAIVAVVEPKALDLLRAMSATLAAARTLRFTAVASWESPSLPGPALVYFTKSEVTLQRPDKLRIVSPGDGPPFEFYYDGKTMMAYAPAEDLLAVADAPPTIDATLKAAFDAASIYFPFTDVLVADPYADMAQGLQWAFVVGRSQLVGGVPTDIVAIANDDVFVQLWIGVKDHLPRLGRAVFRRDPSRLRQEVAFADWRRGEAVPGDSFTTAKAASAKRIAFARPDVRLPDGAPAPKPTSPR comes from the coding sequence ATGCGGCCGCTTCTGCCACCCGCCCTCGCGCTGCTGCTTGCCGCGGCGCCCCACGTGCTCGCGCAGGACGCTGCGCAGGCGACGGCGACGCACCCCGCACCGCCCGCGATCGTGGCGGTCGTCGAGCCGAAGGCCCTCGATCTCCTCAGGGCCATGAGCGCCACGCTCGCGGCGGCGCGCACCCTGCGCTTCACCGCAGTCGCCAGCTGGGAGAGCCCGAGCCTCCCGGGCCCCGCGCTCGTCTACTTCACGAAATCCGAGGTGACGCTCCAGCGTCCCGACAAGCTGCGCATCGTCTCGCCCGGCGACGGACCGCCGTTCGAGTTCTATTACGACGGCAAGACGATGATGGCGTACGCGCCCGCCGAGGACCTGCTCGCCGTGGCCGACGCGCCGCCGACGATCGACGCGACGCTGAAGGCGGCGTTCGACGCCGCCTCGATCTACTTCCCCTTCACCGACGTCCTGGTCGCCGATCCCTACGCCGACATGGCGCAGGGGCTGCAATGGGCCTTCGTGGTCGGCCGCTCGCAGCTGGTCGGGGGCGTCCCCACCGACATCGTGGCGATCGCGAACGACGACGTCTTCGTCCAGCTCTGGATCGGCGTCAAGGACCATCTGCCGCGCCTCGGCCGGGCCGTCTTCCGTCGCGATCCCTCGCGCCTGCGCCAGGAGGTCGCGTTCGCCGACTGGCGGCGCGGCGAGGCGGTCCCCGGCGACAGCTTCACGACGGCGAAGGCCGCGAGCGCGAAGCGCATCGCCTTCGCGCGTCCGGACGTCCGCCTGCCGGACGGCGCGCCCGCGCCGAAGCCGACGTCCCCCCGCTGA
- a CDS encoding RNA-binding protein: MRTILSALLVTALCAQPATAWVHAGRYGTASGGGGSWHAQGWRGGHASGGDGSWNASGWRGGTASGGGGSWHATGAYGGHASGGDGYWHGTSANGTTAYGGYNRYYGGSYYGGYHPPTVVNHYYASGCGSCGGWSAAGAAAVGLAAGTVLGAAGASAASANAYAAGVAAGSAYSLGAIYAALPAGCVYTPVGGVTYYSCGSAWMQPSFGANGVYYRVVAAP; this comes from the coding sequence ATGCGCACCATCCTGTCCGCCCTGCTGGTCACCGCCCTCTGCGCCCAGCCCGCCACCGCGTGGGTCCACGCCGGCCGCTACGGCACCGCGTCCGGCGGCGGCGGCTCCTGGCACGCCCAGGGCTGGCGCGGCGGCCACGCCTCCGGGGGCGACGGCTCCTGGAACGCCTCCGGCTGGCGCGGCGGCACGGCGTCGGGCGGCGGCGGCTCCTGGCACGCGACCGGCGCGTACGGCGGCCACGCCTCCGGCGGCGACGGCTACTGGCACGGCACCAGCGCCAACGGCACGACGGCGTACGGCGGCTACAACCGCTACTACGGCGGCAGCTACTACGGCGGCTACCACCCGCCCACGGTGGTGAACCACTACTACGCCAGCGGCTGCGGCAGCTGCGGCGGCTGGTCCGCCGCGGGCGCCGCCGCCGTCGGGCTCGCGGCCGGCACCGTCCTCGGAGCGGCCGGGGCCAGCGCGGCGAGCGCCAACGCGTACGCCGCCGGCGTCGCCGCCGGCAGCGCCTACTCGCTCGGCGCGATCTACGCCGCCCTGCCGGCGGGCTGCGTCTACACCCCGGTCGGCGGCGTCACCTACTACTCCTGCGGCAGCGCCTGGATGCAGCCCTCGTTCGGCGCCAACGGCGTCTACTACCGGGTCGTCGCGGCGCCCTGA
- a CDS encoding TetR/AcrR family transcriptional regulator: MATRPRPAPAQRPGIRARTRALLLEAAARVFAEKGVGGTAIHEIAAAAGVANGTFYNYFRTREEVAEAVAGSLVGQVHVEITASYRDVADPAERMAIGCRRFLGRALDDASSARAMLRVWASTETLPREAVASVAADLRAGKRRGRFRYRSEVAALDLIQGAVLAGMRSVLEGRAGPEHPAAVAALVLRGLGVEAAEADALVRRALPAPAGPRRRARPSA; encoded by the coding sequence ATGGCCACGCGACCCCGGCCCGCCCCGGCGCAGCGTCCCGGCATCCGCGCGCGGACCCGCGCGCTGCTCCTCGAGGCGGCGGCGCGCGTGTTCGCCGAGAAGGGCGTCGGCGGAACGGCGATCCACGAGATCGCGGCGGCGGCAGGGGTCGCGAACGGGACCTTCTACAACTACTTCCGCACGCGCGAGGAGGTGGCCGAGGCGGTGGCGGGCAGCCTGGTCGGCCAGGTCCACGTCGAGATCACCGCCAGCTACCGCGACGTCGCCGACCCCGCCGAGCGCATGGCGATCGGCTGCCGCCGCTTCCTGGGGCGGGCGCTCGACGATGCGAGCTCGGCCAGGGCGATGCTACGCGTGTGGGCCAGCACGGAGACGCTGCCGCGCGAGGCGGTCGCGAGCGTCGCCGCCGATCTCCGCGCCGGCAAGCGGCGCGGCCGTTTCCGCTACCGCAGCGAGGTCGCGGCGCTCGATCTCATCCAGGGCGCCGTGCTCGCGGGCATGCGCAGCGTCCTCGAGGGCCGGGCCGGACCGGAGCATCCGGCGGCGGTGGCGGCGCTCGTGCTGCGCGGCCTCGGGGTCGAGGCGGCGGAGGCCGATGCGCTGGTGCGCCGCGCGCTGCCCGCGCCGGCGGGGCCGCGGCGCCGAGCCCGGCCCAGCGCTTAG
- a CDS encoding bifunctional 3-(3-hydroxy-phenyl)propionate/3-hydroxycinnamic acid hydroxylase, producing the protein MPPVAPTLPAEVDVVVVGLGPVGATLALLLGRHGVRTLVADKALDVFPQPRAIALDNEALRILQLAGLGEGSFATLAIPEVRLRSPWIGEFARVETAGVLDGHPKLVMFHQPELEQVLRTRLAAEASVTTALGQELTGLTIDTDGVRATLRGHDGAAATVAGRFLVGADGAASPVRGFLGLGFDGTSYPEDWLIVDARHTPRPIDHTEFLCDPRRPTPHMPAPGGRERWEFMLQPGESPEEMERPERVRELLAPWGRPEEMEIERTAVYRFHARVVETFQRGPVFLAGDAAHITPPFAGQGLCAGLRDAANLAWKLAWVLGGTADATILASYDEERRPHAKAMIALAQRLGHLIAPRNTAVALALHGALRTARLLAPVRTLFDGLAMKPQPRFRRGLFAAGDGPHRGGLFPQAWVQHADGRGGWSDDALGPGLTLVGLGVDPALHLGDAAPAWARLGGRCVQLCHRGQRLHRTLAPHVWEDVSGTIVPRAAPVGRAFVVRPDRAVLHDGPATDAARLVRESRDLLEGRRP; encoded by the coding sequence GTGCCGCCCGTCGCACCAACGCTCCCGGCCGAGGTCGACGTCGTCGTCGTGGGCCTCGGCCCCGTCGGCGCGACGCTGGCTCTCCTGCTCGGCCGTCACGGCGTGCGCACGCTCGTCGCCGACAAGGCGCTCGACGTCTTCCCGCAGCCGCGCGCCATCGCGCTCGACAACGAGGCGCTGCGCATCCTCCAGCTCGCCGGCCTCGGCGAGGGGTCGTTCGCCACCCTCGCGATTCCCGAGGTGCGGCTGCGCTCGCCGTGGATCGGCGAGTTCGCGCGCGTCGAGACGGCGGGTGTGCTCGACGGCCATCCGAAGCTCGTCATGTTCCACCAGCCCGAGCTGGAGCAGGTGCTGCGCACCCGCCTCGCCGCCGAGGCGTCGGTCACGACCGCCCTCGGGCAGGAGCTCACGGGGCTCACCATCGACACCGACGGCGTGCGCGCCACGCTGCGCGGCCACGACGGCGCCGCCGCCACCGTCGCCGGGCGCTTCCTCGTCGGCGCCGACGGGGCCGCCTCGCCGGTGCGCGGCTTCCTCGGCCTCGGCTTCGACGGCACCAGCTATCCCGAGGACTGGCTCATCGTCGACGCGCGCCACACGCCGCGGCCGATCGACCATACCGAGTTCCTGTGCGACCCGCGCCGTCCGACACCGCACATGCCGGCGCCCGGGGGCCGCGAGCGCTGGGAGTTCATGCTCCAGCCCGGCGAGTCGCCCGAGGAAATGGAGCGGCCCGAGCGCGTGCGCGAGCTGCTCGCGCCCTGGGGCAGGCCCGAGGAGATGGAGATCGAGCGCACGGCGGTCTATCGCTTCCACGCCCGCGTGGTCGAAACGTTCCAGAGGGGCCCGGTCTTCCTCGCCGGCGACGCCGCCCACATCACGCCGCCCTTCGCCGGCCAGGGCCTCTGCGCCGGCCTGCGCGACGCCGCCAACCTCGCCTGGAAGCTCGCCTGGGTGCTCGGCGGGACGGCCGACGCGACGATCCTCGCGAGCTACGACGAGGAGCGCCGCCCGCACGCCAAGGCCATGATCGCGCTCGCGCAGCGGCTCGGACACCTGATCGCGCCGCGCAACACCGCCGTCGCGCTCGCCCTGCACGGCGCGCTGCGCACGGCGCGCCTCCTCGCGCCGGTGCGGACGCTCTTCGACGGCCTGGCGATGAAGCCGCAGCCGCGTTTCCGCCGCGGCCTCTTCGCCGCCGGCGACGGGCCGCACCGCGGCGGGCTCTTCCCGCAGGCGTGGGTGCAGCACGCCGACGGCCGCGGTGGCTGGAGCGACGACGCCCTCGGCCCCGGCCTCACGCTGGTCGGCCTCGGCGTCGACCCGGCGCTCCACCTCGGCGACGCCGCGCCCGCCTGGGCGCGGCTCGGCGGCCGCTGCGTCCAGCTCTGCCACCGCGGCCAGCGCCTCCATCGCACCCTGGCCCCGCACGTGTGGGAGGACGTCTCCGGCACCATCGTGCCGCGCGCGGCACCCGTCGGCCGAGCCTTCGTGGTCCGTCCCGACCGCGCCGTGCTCCACGACGGCCCCGCGACCGACGCCGCCCGGCTCGTGCGCGAGAGCCGCGACCTCCTCGAAGGACGACGCCCATGA